The sequence cttgtACCATACCAGTCAGTAGTCTGAAGAACATTAAACCAGCCCtttgtaaagtttggagaccccttgtaACTATAGGATGCACTGCAATAATACAAAAAGTTGTTATGTAAGCAAAATATAATCTGACTTACCGTACAAAGTTACTAGAAATTTGTCGTCAACAATATTAATTAGGAAAGCCCTGATCACCTTCTCGAGATGTGTATGAAGGTCATTACAAGCAACTGAAAAACAGTAATAACAACATGGTTATAACATGTCTCCAAGTTTTCCATTGTTTtgctatcaaaaaaataaaaactaagggTAGCCTGCACAGAAAATACTTGTCATGCTGCTCATTCCATAAAACTCCACTGTTGTAATTTTGCCGAGAACCCTTTTGCAATGAAGACCTCTGAGTGTCGGGTTCTGGGTTTACTTTAACGacgatatttttttattctttgcaggcaaacatattttttctaaacACTAGATAACCAtaaacactagggttgtcccgataccacttttttgagaccgagtacaagtaccgattctttttttcaagtactcgccgataccgattacgatacctttttttaatgtcatgtgacagtggcagtgtttttttttacagtgctttcttcttttttaggggggggggggggggggggattgtcagtgtgttattttttaatttacatttttattatttttttttttcatttttttatttattcctattttttttattttttatcagccctgttgggggggggtctttggtgagatatcaggggtcttaacagacccctgacatctgccctttaagacagagaaagggactaaggacacagattccccagtccctttctctgcagcctcagctgaaatgaatggagggaagctcctctccattcataaactgaagcattgtaaacacaggttacgatgctcagttatgtgaatggacagagtcagtgatcactgactctgttcattctgaaaaggtaggagccggatttagtggctcctacctccactctccatcctgacagattgaggggggagagcagcacggagggggacagcacggagcacggagggggacagcacggagcacgtagggggacagcacggagcacgtaAGGGGAAAAGCATGTAGGacgacagtcagcggtgatcagtgcggctttggggggggagttacaagcaccgatcaccgctgtataactttaaccacttccatacagggcacttatacaccttcccgcccagaccaatttttaactttcagcgctgtcgcactttgaatgacaattgcgcggtcatgctacactgtacccaagctaaatttttatcattttgttcccacaaatagagctttcttttggtggtatttgatcacctctgggatttttattttattattattaacaggcggcacggatgggcactgataggcggcacggataggcggcagggATGGGCCCCGATAGGCGACAGGGATGGGCCCCGATAGGCGACAGGGATGGGCCCCGATAGGCGACAGGGATGGGCCCCGATAGGCGACAGGGATGGGCCCCGATAGGCGACAGGGATGGGCCCCGATAGGCGACAGGGATGGGCCCCGATAGGCGACAGGGATGGGCCCCGATAGGTGGCACAAATGTACTAATAGTATGACGCAACGATCGCCTCAATGCGCTcccccgggggtgcgcatcggctcaatatcctgagggcgtcatacgacgtccactcgggatattgaaaccactttgccgatgtctttttgcataaggcgggcggcaagtggttaactaaagcagctgaaaagggggcagatcagtgcttgcaactcccctgccgcaccgatcaccctgactgcccaggtatcaggtgaagcatcggagcatttcctcAAGTACAAGTACCCGGGGAAATGCTCGTTATCGGTACCGATGCTGATAcgagtatcgggacatccctaataaACACACAATGTTATTCCATGTAAccttctcctgtattatatcaGCACACAGCGCTCTAAATGCAAACTGAACACCCGATTCCGTACCTTTAGTGCAAGCCTTGCTGGCCCTCTCAAAACAAGTGCACATAACTCGATTCTATGAATGACTGACATGGtttgagttccactttaaccagtcGGATCTGATCATTCCTGCACTGTGCTGCATAGTCAGACCAAAAAGCCAGAGAGTATAATGTGACCCCCATGCATAGTTCCTATTATAGTGGGCACAAGATCCTGACTATCATAAGACCACACAATTCATCATCTAATGGTGGGACGTACACTGAGGAAGTTTGTGCCTCAAGAACAACTCCTGATATCTCATTGATCGGTTTCCATCTTCATCAACTTCATCTTCCTCGTCCTGTTCTATAAAGTCGTCCATCTCCTGACTGTCCTCATCTTCACCCATCGTTTCTGGAGTCAGGGGAATGTACTCACTGCTGGAACTTGCCTACAGAATAAACCAGACATATAGAAGCAATGTTTACTTATGCAAAGGTCACTTACAGTAAGAAAATTTAAAGTACCCGAACCAAGTCAAATTCAAACATCAATTATCGGTTCTGTTAGCTACTGTTTATAAGTGGCACAAAGCTCAAATAGCATATAGAAAAATGTTATATCACAGCGCTACCTGGTTATTCATACAGGTCCTGTTCCTGAAGACGCTGAGTGGAATTGGCGAAACTCGTTTGGCGGGGTTTCTAGGAAGTCATTTCCAGCCAGTGGAGCGCACGCCAAGGCGGCACCTTTTACATGCGATGTAATGCAATATGTATtcaagtctttttttatttactacagggtttgacaaatttgcttggaatctaggagccagctaaaaaagttaggagccagaaaacgcaccccgtcccgacgagcttgcgcgcagaagcgaacacatacgtgagcagcgcccgcatatgtaaacgtgttcaaaccacacatgtgaggtatcgccgcgattggtagagcgagagcaataattctagccctagaccttctctgtaactcaaaacatgcaacctgtagatttttttaaacgccgcctatgaagattttaaagggtaaaagtttgtcggcaatccacgagcggacgcaattttgaagcgtgacatgttgggtatgaatttactcggcgtaacattatctttcataatattaaaaaaaatggggataaactttactgttgtcttattttttaattaaaaaaaagtgtaattttttcacaaaaaagtgcgcttgtaagaccgctgcgcaaatacggcgtgacagaaagtattgcaacaatcgccattttattctctagggtgttaggataaaaaatatatataatgtttgggggttctaattagagggaagaagatggcagtgaaaatagtgaaaaattacattagaattgctgtttaacttgtaatgcttaacttgtaataccaacggccaccaccagatggcgccagcttacacatctggtggcaataacttgtaataccaacggctcaccaccagatggcgccaagccaagtcgccaggaccctatttctagtcgccatgacgACCTggcgggatttgtcgagccctgatttgTAGCTTTTCTTTCCCGTTTCTCCTTATTAATTAAAATGTTGAACATCGAGTGCACTTTGTTTAAAGCAAAAGAAAGGGCCAGGATTGTGTCATTAGGGGCACAAGAGTGTGGAGAAGATCCTGCAAGGGAGATCATCCAAAAGTGTGGTCGACTGTGGTTATGCTGATAGTAGTGGGGCATAAAATTTCTGATTAAGGTCACAGATTGTGCACAAagaatatggggcagatccacgtacctgcgctgcgcccggcgcagatgtgaaATACGCTACGCAGCTGTtacttactttgctattctttgaatcctcaaagaatttgcgccgtaagttacggcggcgtagcgtatctctcgcagggtaagggcgcggaattcaaatgcggcgagtagggggcgggtttcatttaaatgaagcgcgtccccgcgccgaacgaactgcgcatgccccgtccttcAAAACTCCCATGGTGCATtcctctaaatgacgtcgcaaggacgtcattgttttcggcgtgaacgtaaatggcgtccagccccattcacggacgacttacgcaaacgacgtaaaattacgccaccagatagcagctttaactatacgccggaaaaagccgaacggaaacgacgtaaaaaaatgcgacggccgcacgtacgttcgtggatcgtcggaaatagctaatttgcatactcgatgcggaaacgccacctagcggccgccggaaaattgcatttaagatccgacggcgtactaaggcgaacgcctgtcggatctaaacacagatgccgtcgtatcttgttttgtggataacaaaacaaagatacgacgcacaaaatttgaaattacgcggcgtatcaagagatacgaaggcgtaatTTCTTTAAGGATATGCCCCTATGAATCAAGCACTTTATGGATGCACTTAACACTTTTATATTAAGCGCTATAAATTTTTACCAAAAAGGCCTGGATATGCACAAATCAACTTGTGTAATTGAACACAGAGACATATACCGCGTTTCCCTGAAAAttagaccgggtcttatattaattttgcctccaaaaaacacactagggcttattttcagtggATATCCTAGTTATTTACAGTATGTACAATGACGATCTTACAGTAGTtgtaagcataaaaaaaaataataataataataatatcctgattctttaaccctttcacgccatATGGACCTACAGAAGTGCCTACAGGTGGCCAAGTCAGTACGGCATACAGACCTTGTTTCTCCCTCTACTATAAGCTTATGGTCACTTCAATGACCATAAGCTTATATCAGAATTGTTCAACAGACTCTGCTGAACAATTCTATAACTCTGATCAGCGGATCAGAGTTATTAACTCCTAATGTGACCACCCCATCCCCACCTATGCCACCGCTTATCTgtcccctgcctctccaccccctTCCATCTAAAACTGCCCTTCCCCACTCTCCTCACCCCTTTGCCTCACTTCTCCCCCCGCACTAATTATCCCCCCTCCACCCGATCTGACCCCCTGTAAACCCACTCCTTGCAGCCACCATCATTAGCCagcatccctcctcttccactcctGCCGGCTTCAGGtgctgcattggggggggggggggtccagatgTGTCCCCCCTACCAGTCAGATAACCCCCATCCAtgaccgctctaaaaactgcatCTCTCCTTCCCCTCCTGCGTTCTCCCTGCACAGATCTCTGATCTGTCAGGCTGGTGATCacggtggagggggggaggggggggttgtgtggTGCGGGTGAAGTAGGGGCTTGGGGGACTGATGATGGTGGTACACACTTCATATTGTAAAATGTATCTACTAGAGGTGATTGAGCGACACAATCTTTCATACCTCGTGGAAGTAAGTGGGAGGTGCAatttaatataccgtatttatcggcgtataccgcgcacttttttggaaaatcgtgggtgcgcggtatacgccgatacccgcattcccgcgccgagtttgaatactgcgctgacatataccgagcgcagtacactcgtgtattgtcgggcagtctcgggtactctcgcgctgacgtcctggacgtacaggacgtcagcgcgagagttgccgagcctgcccgacgatacacgagtgtactgcgctctgtatatgtcggcgcagtattcaaactcggcgcgggaaatgagcggggaggacgcaaggacgccggacccgacgaagaggacacccgaagccgcagacagacgccggacccgacgaggccgccgcacaagacaccaaaactgtaagtacaaaaaaaaactttttccacaggaattcggggcaactttaggggtgctcgCTATACGCGGGaacgcgctataccccgataaatacggtacagaaATAAGGAGATGAGACTTGGAGAACTGTAATGtcttgtacacatggtcggacttttgaccgtgcaaaagtccaccGTGAGACTGTCAGAAAGAAAGAGAATagattctctatctaaggtccctcggacttccgagaaaaaaagtcagatggaggctacacacggccggcctttccgagaaaaaaaaaacagtcagactTTTTTCTCGGAATGTCCGGctgcgtgtacgaggcataagacaccACTGGTTGGTTCCAGTTACTGGTGTTGGCCAACGGAAACATCTGTTTGGGGAGAACTTGGACTTTGTTGTACAAcggaaaagtccaaaaaacaaaaaacaaacacatgtacTGGTGTCTCTTTGCTTCGGATACCCACACTTGCGGAGATTTACATCTCTGTTGATATGTGTGGTTACCGCTCTTCCCTAGTGTGTTACAACTgagcaggtccaggccagatgAAAAACCTCAAGCTGTAAACCGTGCCATTAAACAGGATGGTATAATAGAAAGGTTTAGAATAGGGAGTAAGGCAacattttcaattaaaaaaaaggctGCCCATACACAGGCCAATTTTTCTGAGGATTTAAGAAAAATTCTATAAACGAAATATTCAGCTCAAGCGACTGACAGAAATGGTAAAAATCTAACGGATTTGCAAGTTTGTGTTTTATTAGCCGATGATCATTTTGATTGCACTTTTGAAGTATATTTTTGTTGGGGAAATTGCATATTTCCTTATTAATAATGTGGCTTGCTtatgcatttaaagtggaggttcacccagaaataacaattttttaaccttagattgatgctcattttgtctaggggaatcggctagttttttttaaaacgaagctgtacttacctttttagagagcgatcttctccgccgcttccgggtatgggctgcgggactgggcgttcctattttgattgacagtcttccgacggtcgcatccatcgcgtcacaattttccgaaagtagccgaacgtcggtgcgcaggcgcagtatagagccgcaccgacgttcggcttctttcggctactcgtgacgcgatagatgcgactgtcggaagcctctcggaagactgtcaatcaaaataggaacgcccagtcccgcagcccatacccggaagcggcggagaagatcgctctctaaaacggtaagtacagctttgattttaaaaaaaaatacccgattcccctagacaaaatgagcatcaatctaagggtaaaaaaatttttatgggtgaactcccgctttaaatgggTACTAAAGGTTtgcagattataaaaaaaaaaaaaacgatgtgtcatactccactgtgcagttcgttttgcacagagtggccccgatccttgtcttctggggttccACGGCGGCTACTCgccacaatagctaaccccctcttggAAGCTCtcccccaagggggttagcttgcgggcacgctcctgtgtcatacaatcggcatccatagacaccaattgtatgactctgcccctgccccccccccccccccgggtcattgtgattgacagcagcgggagccagtggctgcgctgctatcaatcatccaatgaatagCTGACAAGACCAGggggaaagcaacgcgggatcgcgCACACGGAGATTCAAGGCTCggttaagtaaaacgggggctcgggggggccagtgactgcaaggtgttttttcaccttaaagggtcactaaaggaatttttttttttagctaaatcgcttcctttaccttactgcagtactggtttcatgtcctcattgttcgtttttgctttgatgttgctgtaaaactgctctgatctccacacttcctgcttgtctgactccttatgaccacagtactgggagcttttcactgtaggtctaagctgtcattactgtgtgtctaaaacttaacagaaccaatcagattcattttaaaaacaaaacactgccctggatttgtttgtttttgttctgtgggtctctttacttcacagaaacatgaaaccagtttaaaaccgaaagtgaaactagaggcacattatatgattgaatttaatctatttttaatcatttttaaaaagaatcagttaacttttatgtctctataccctgtaaacagtcatttcagcaaaaaatttttttcctttagtgaccctttaatgcataggtgaaaaaacacgtaagtttacaacccttttaaagctTTTAAGGTTATATAAGGACATAAACACAGTTTTACCTTCCTACCAAAGGAAATGTCATTGTTAACTGATGACCAAGTCCTTGAGGGGTCACATTGCAAAGGGAGTTGGCTTGGGGTTGGTCTATTCTCTATACACAAGTCTAAATATCACAGCCCAAAATGGAATACGTTTGTCTCACCCAGAACTGCCATGAGGCAAGTGTCTGAACCCGATACAtggtgccatgccataaaatggGGGACCCATGGCGGAAACAGCATCTTTAGTTAAAGCGTTTTTTTTcttcaagtcagcagctacaaatactgcagctgctgacatttaaaataaggacacttacctgtccagggcgcccgcgatgtcggcacctgaagccgatctctccctcggctctcagatgctgccgctgccatcttgtgtaagggaatcaggaagtgaagccgttccctactgcgcatgcgtgagtcgcgttgTGCGATCCAAAAGGTCCCTgccgtcttctgggacccgtgtgtcttcCATaagacagtggggggagggggggggctgtcacCGGACATGGCATAGATAGCCACAGAtaatgcggctatctatgcccagaaatgggagcaaatacctaccgtatttgccggcgtataagacgactgggcgtataagacgaccccctaattttccagctaaaatgttggttttgggatatactcaccgtataagactacccccttcctactagtcatgcctcacctcacggtgccaccattacatgccagactatgccactacatgccagactgtgccccattacatgaccagaccgtgccccattacatgaccagaccgtgcccttaccttatcctaagacatgcgaatcgcggccgtacgttttttcaaaagccgcgccttctacgtcttctgttccgcgataggcggaacattcagcttcccaggagacactgtgttcagtgttcgcctatcacggaggccctcacgtccgaggacgagagggcctccgtgataggcggacaccaaacacaggacgagagggcctcggtgataggcggacactgaacacagtgcctcctgggaagctgattgtttccgcctatcacggaacagaagacgtcggaggcgcggcttttgaaaaatggtacggccgcgattctgggataaggtaaggttaggttaccggcgtataagacgacccccgacttttaagaagattttaaggggttagaaagtcgtcttatacgccggaaaatacggtatattagacaggcatctgctcccccctccccctgaaaggtgccaaatgtgacaccgggggggggggggggggggaggattccgaaaagcagaagttcaatttttgggtggaactccgctttaagtattctaGTCATATTTTCTTTATATctgtcattacttttaataaatgttattaaaccctaaaaaaaaataaaaaataataaaaaacacgtaAACTATCACGTGACCGTGGTGAAACAATTCTGAAAAATCGGCTCATGCATGTCCAAATTTACCTCATCGGATTCCCAGCTGGCTCTTGGGTTTCGGGATCGTCTTTTCTCAACAAGCTGATTCAGACTATCTTTCCTCTTTTGTTTCTTGATTTGCGCCTTGGCTTCCTCCGAAACTCTCCCATCATTGGGTATATTCAAAGAGTCATCATCTTCATCTATAGTACGACGGCGTCTGACAAGGACTCTCAAACCTGGCCCATCGCTGTCGGAGCTACTGTCGCCGCTTTCTATTGTCATAGATCTGTTCTTGTGTCTGGGTTTCTTGATGGTGTCTTCCCCATCATCTGTAGTACATTTAGATACTTCAAGCTGTTCTTCATTCTCTACACTGGATAGGCTGCTGCTATCATctcgctcctcctcttcttcggaTGTGGAATTCGACTCATCAGAGTCAACAATGCGCGATATAGCGTCTATTTTTGTACGTTTCCAGTCCACCCTGGACTTTGGAATGGGCTCATTTGACTTTCTTTTCTGTCTTGTTTGATACGTTCTGGAAGTACTTTCCATGTTTGCATGATATTAGACACCATCACTGAAAAAAGAATGTGAAAAGAACTACAGAATTTTAGCAGTACACAGAGATGGATGGCCCAAATCATACAAGATGTTTAGCAACATCTGAGAATATCATTCATGAAAAAGTGACCCTCCTATCTTCCAAAAGGGGAAAAGAGATAGAGAGGGTGGGAGGATGAATTATAGAGTTTCTGATTGTAGCCATCTTCGAGCTGGTCCATGTGGAGTGCAGTCCCCTGTGTCTCtgcgcgcccccacctccccggcCGCGTAATCGCATCgggccgcgccggccggtaattgaggccatggttttgcggccttctgcaggcctatgcttccttctgtgatctggcgccatcttgtggtggccgttggtatgacaagacaaccagcaatgctaatggagcttcccctgtctgttttcactgccatctccttccctctaatttgaacccctaaacattatataaaataaaaaatataacactcGATGTACCCCAAACTTATTCatccagggtggggggggggtcgggatctgggggcccccttattaaagggggctcccagattccgataagctcccttcccgcataccccgacaaccaacggccagggttgtcgggaagaggccctgtcctcatcaacatggggacaggtgctttgaggtggggggccacagggcgtcccccctgccccaaagcacctaccctccccccatgttgagggcatgcggcctggcatggttaaggagggggggactcgctcgtccccaccccctttcctgaccggccgggctgctgctcggatacgggtctgctatggaatttgggggaaccccacgccgttaaaatccatagcagactcaagggcctggtatgctcctgtagggggaacccatgccgtttttttatttgaaatttggcgtggagttccccctcaagattaaTACAAAATGCAGccgacacagtgcactgcggttacctgcggttatgtgccgatagctgcgggatttcgcagctggacgcattgagatccattttttctatccgcacaaaaccgtgggtaacaaaaccgcaggtaaccgtagtgtgtgaatgatgtcataggaaagcatggtgtgcttctagctgcggtaaaatctgcagctaaaaAGCACCATTTCATCCGGccacgtgaaaggggccttacagaggcTGTGCATGTCTCtaagctagtgcacaagatatgtaaataacctgtcactcgaagTATGGGgggcggaaaggactttttatttagacaggtttttctctgcaagtctttttattttcactgaacaataaaagaggattgctcagagctggattaactctgtgtggcaaggctgggcacagatgataggaaatcttattatcTACATCGTGACATCggacaacatttttttggggggtttacatccactttaagtgcagaAACATGAAGCTTTGTTTGTGTGTTTAGAGGTGTAATCACAGCTGTTCAGACCagaaataatattaattatttagCAAATTAAATCAACAGTGTTtgttgtgaagtgaaaaacggAAGAAAGATGCACCTGGAAGCAATAATATGTGCTTTTTACTAAAAATGCTAAAAGAGCGTAGACGGGAAAAGGGAAAAACAATCTGTTCTGATTATGTAACAGtatttagtgcttattcatgtgaACGTTTCTGAAACAGTTATGGCCGGTCATATCCTAAAAAAAGTCTGCAAAAGTGTGTCCGTTGGGTTAACTGGATataacagcagaaaaaaaaaagaaagactagTGCTATGATCagcggcggactgaccatttagcccccgttcacacctgaagtgcgacgccgctgcagccccaagacgctggagggataatttaacatgcacctctatggagatggttcacatctccacaccgaacgcctgaaaaaaagtcccggacctttttttcaggcggctttcggcgtaggagatgtgaaccatctccatagagggggtgaggctgcattcacaatcgctgcgttttgtcgccgcaaatcgcggtacaaaacgccgcaatttgtcgccgcaattcgcgggacaaaacgcagcgataaGGTGTTAACCGATATCAcacctaatcgcggcgttttgtcccgcgaactgcggcgacaaattgcggcgttttgtaccgtgatttgccACGACAAAGCGCCGCGATTTTAAGCCCTAtttaacccccaggtccacatctcctatgccgaacgctgaagccgcctgaaaaaaagggtccgggacttgttttgagcttcaggcgtacggcgtttcagcgttcggcgtggagatgtgaaccatctccatagagggcaatgtaaaatcacccctccagcgtattaggggctgctgcggcgtcgcgcttcaggcgtaaatacgcctaggtgtgaatggagccttagggactcgagcactgcccgagggcagtagtgcgacgccgctgcagccccgagacgctggagggatgatttaacatgcacctctatggagatgattcacatctccacgccgaacgcctgccgcctgaaaaaaagtcccggacctttttttcaggcggctttcggcgttcggcataggagatgtgaaccatctccatagagggggtgaggctgcattcacaatcgcggggttttgtcgccgcaattcgcgggacaaaacgctgcgattttgtacgcctagggctgcattcacacctaatcgtggcgttttgtcccgcgaactgcggcgacaaattgcggcattttgtaccgcgtttaggcgttcggcgtggagatgtgaaccatctccatagagggcaatgtaaaatcacccctccagcatatAAGGgactgctgcggcgtcgcgcttcaggcgtaaatacgcctaggtgtgaatggagccttaggaaatcgagcactgcctgagggccccatgcccctAGGGGCACGGGGCCCAAGACAATTCTGGCATTCCTCCcccacatgtaaaaatcatattctttttgctagaaaattactcagaacccccaaacattacataaacaaatatatatgttTAGCAGAGACCTTCGAGAATAAAATTGCAACTGTTGCAATTTGTTAGGTcatacagtatttgcacagcagtttttcaaacgcaatttaaaaaaaaaataaaaaaagacacaacaaaacacaacatataatccatttttttggtaaaatataaaagatgacgtTGTGCCAAGTAAAGAgacacctaa comes from Rana temporaria chromosome 2, aRanTem1.1, whole genome shotgun sequence and encodes:
- the CCDC82 gene encoding coiled-coil domain-containing protein 82 isoform X2 — protein: MESTSRTYQTRQKRKSNEPIPKSRVDWKRTKIDAISRIVDSDESNSTSEEEEERDDSSSLSSVENEEQLEVSKCTTDDGEDTIKKPRHKNRSMTIESGDSSSDSDGPGLRVLVRRRRTIDEDDDSLNIPNDGRVSEEAKAQIKKQKRKDSLNQLVEKRRSRNPRASWESDEASSSSEYIPLTPETMGEDEDSQEMDDFIEQDEEDEVDEDGNRSMRYQELFLRHKLPQFACNDLHTHLEKVIRAFLINIVDDKFLVTLYGGKRKKRYAKEMLKSLNHLDERVLSPRLEKLITSCRWKPRYKERVNSYPKLHLRVIKAEKQSCGACELFRYCKYVVTLSGQAYDNETLENDNFLPEDKQEIDRLQMYVDAAETFQDETEESLIS
- the CCDC82 gene encoding coiled-coil domain-containing protein 82 isoform X1: MESTSRTYQTRQKRKSNEPIPKSRVDWKRTKIDAISRIVDSDESNSTSEEEEERDDSSSLSSVENEEQLEVSKCTTDDGEDTIKKPRHKNRSMTIESGDSSSDSDGPGLRVLVRRRRTIDEDDDSLNIPNDGRVSEEAKAQIKKQKRKDSLNQLVEKRRSRNPRASWESDEASSSSEYIPLTPETMGEDEDSQEMDDFIEQDEEDEVDEDGNRSMRYQELFLRHKLPQFACNDLHTHLEKVIRAFLINIVDDKFLVTLYGGKRKKRYAKEMLKSLNHLDERVLSPRLEKLITSCRWKPRYKERVNSYPKLHLRVIKAEKQSCGACELFRYCKYVVTLSGQAYDNETLENDNFLPEDKQYLEVGSTCGHRTEVYHRVKHYKFHLYKRCIPFVQTSEEQSVKETVDMALSKMEEQQFIQEEIDRLQMYVDAAETFQDETEESLIS